The Kluyvera intermedia genome window below encodes:
- the thyA gene encoding thymidylate synthase: protein MKQYLELMQKVLDEGTPKNDRTGTGTVSLFGHQMRFNLKDGFPLVTTKRCHLRSIIHELLWFLQGDTNVAYLHENNVSIWDEWADENGNLGPVYGKQWRAWPTPDGRHIDQITTVVNQLKNDPDSRRIIVSAWNVGELDKMALAPCHAFFQFYVADGKLSCQLYQRSCDVFLGLPFNIASYALLVHMMAQQCDLEVGDFVWTGGDTHLYSNHMEQTALQLTREPRALPKLVIKRKPESIFDYRFDDFEIEGYDPHPGIKAPVAI, encoded by the coding sequence ATGAAACAGTATCTTGAACTGATGCAAAAGGTGCTCGATGAGGGCACCCCGAAAAATGATCGCACCGGTACCGGCACGGTCTCCCTGTTTGGCCACCAGATGCGCTTTAACCTGAAAGACGGTTTCCCGCTGGTGACCACCAAGCGCTGCCACCTGCGCTCCATTATCCACGAACTGCTGTGGTTCCTGCAGGGCGATACCAACGTTGCCTATCTGCATGAAAACAACGTCAGCATCTGGGACGAATGGGCTGATGAGAACGGCAATTTAGGCCCGGTCTACGGCAAACAGTGGCGCGCATGGCCGACGCCTGACGGTCGTCACATTGACCAGATAACCACCGTTGTGAACCAGCTGAAAAATGACCCGGACTCGCGCCGCATCATCGTTTCGGCGTGGAACGTCGGCGAGCTGGACAAAATGGCGCTGGCTCCGTGTCATGCGTTCTTCCAGTTCTACGTGGCGGACGGCAAACTCTCTTGCCAGCTCTATCAGCGTTCCTGCGACGTGTTCCTTGGCCTGCCGTTCAACATCGCCAGCTACGCGTTGCTGGTGCATATGATGGCGCAGCAGTGTGATCTTGAAGTGGGTGATTTTGTCTGGACCGGCGGGGATACCCATCTGTACAGCAACCACATGGAACAGACCGCGCTGCAATTGACCCGCGAACCGCGCGCGTTGCCGAAACTGGTTATCAAACGTAAACCCGAATCCATTTTCGACTATCGCTTCGACGACTTCGAAATTGAAGGTTACGACCCGCACCCAGGGATTAAAGCGCCTGTGGCGATTTAA